The region AATCTATGTATATCATTAGATTACCGTGTGGGTTTAGGAGTTGCTCCTGCAGCTCTGTGAGTTTGTCCTCTGCATCAGGCAGGTCCATCTTATTGACCACCAACACAGCAGGCTTACATGGGAGATCCTCCTTATACAGCTCCAACTCCTATaggaggggttgagagagagcaggggacgGGCGGCAGAGAgtgggataaggagagagagagaacatattgTGATACTGGTGCTCGGAGGGAGTGGGTGGTTTctgtgtaccgtaatttccggactattaagcgcacctgaatataagcaacacccacttttttttttaaacataaataagccacacatgtctataagccgcaggtgcctaccggtacattgaaacaaattaactttacacaggctttaacgaaacatggcttgtaacaaaaataaataggcttaaacgaaacacggcttgtaacaaaatttaaaattagcagtaagctttagttgtctttttgcactgagtcaattcctcacgctgctgtttccaacgtcttatcatcgactcattaagaccaaactcccgtgcagcagctctatttccttttccaacagccagatcaatcgccttcaacttgaaagctgaatcatatgcatttctctgcgtctttgccatgatgagggtgacaaaatgactaccgtaatcagaatgatgggaagtttgagagcgctcgatttaatctaaacagtaaacaaaaaagttgtttgaccttaacccgttcggcaatttcattggtctaatgacagcttcatgccaccaaaaaactgagcacgtcacagaatgtgttttttggaagaaaaaaaattgaaagcaggaaaaacccatatattagccgcgtcattgtttaagccgcgaggttcaaagctgggaaaaaagttgcggcttatagtctggaatttaCGGTAGATGTGTCCTGCTAGCCTCACTTTAATTAAAAGTTGAACAGCCTCAAAAGCAGACCTAAAGGGCGTTTTGCTTGCCAGCTGGAAACCACAAACGTCCACCTATgaccagagagagaagagagacttcAGTATTACAGCTAGAGGCTTTCTCACCACAAATCTCCTTGAGACTTTGACCATAAATTGTGTTTAGGTCGAACCACAAAGAGCAGCTGTCTGGTCCTCTCCACGTGCTTGAGGAACTGGTGGCCCATGCCTCTATTCATGTGGGCCCCCTCTATCAGCCCTGGGAGGTCTGCCACTGAGATCTACACCAATCCCAGAAGAGAAGACAGAATGGACCaatcagaggagagagaacacCGAGTATGGACAAACCAGAGGACAGACAATCTTGAGAATGAACCAATCAGGTGAAGGAAAACATTGAGTCGAACAAAAGGGAGGAAGTGACCTCATCTGCTTCTCTTACCTGTTTATGGTCTTCATACATGACCTTGCCAATCTCCGGTCTCAGAGTGGTGACTGCAGAACGACAACACAAACATTTACCATTCATAAATAACTCAAACATCATGGTGTCATCCTCCATTCAAATATTTGACAAAAAAACTGGGTAATATATGGAACATTCACTTCAACGggatgtgtgtgtaaatgtgtactCAATTCTCACAGGCATAGCTGGCAATCTGGGGTTTGGCGTGAGACAGGGCGGTCAGTAGAGAGGACTTTCCTGCATTGGGGAACctggtaatgatggagggggaaaTCATGAAGTCAATGTGTTCctgtatgattgtgtgtgtgcatgtgtgtcccctgtctcaccccaccAGGCCGAGGTCAGCGATGAGTTTGAGGTCCAATCGTATCTGTCTGGTCTGGCCCTTACTGGGCAGGAACTCTGAGTGGTAGGAGCCTCCTTGACCCCCTCTGGCCACCAGCACACGATCCCCCTCAGTGTTCAGCTCACCTATGGAGGGGATTGATGAACTATAGTCAGTTGAATTTACACCCAACACTCTCATCCTGAGTGCAGACAACATCATCTTCAACCAGTACACAGTACCTTGTGTCAGTGAAGGAGGTGTATCGTGTGTAATGTGTGTTAAGACTTACTGAGGACCTTTCCATCATCGTTAGTGACAGTAATGCCAGGAGGAGCCAAGACttcttggtcctctcctttctgGCCCTTCAGAGCGCGGAcactacacacgcacgcacgcacgcacacgcgggACTTGGGATTAGATTGCTGGAAGTTCATGTCATGACGCTTCCAAAAAGGACATTAGAAATAATTGTTGTCAAATTATTTCATGGGTTATCCAATGTGTGCTGTCTACATATATAAGTGATCGACCGATGAGCTCATCGAGTTGTGGTCCAGACATACCTGCTGTTGGTTCCTACTCCAGCGATGAAGCGTTTCTGGGGGTACTTATCCTTGACCCTCTTCAGAGTCATCTCCTTCTGAGCCACCACCCACacgtctccccctttccctccctgaCCCCCCAGACGGGGAAGCCCCATCCCCCCACTGCCCCCTCGCACATACAAACGCAGGTTGTCCACGAAGTTACCATACTGGAGGAAAGAGAGTAGTGATGACATCACTGAACACTTTGCGTCAGACAACTGAAATATCTACAGCAATTCATATATTGTACTGTCTTCTACAATGACGTGGACAGTAACGTTGggctacacagtgaaactatttCCATAGCTAGCAAGTTCATTGTAGAAACGACCATGTAAAACTGATAGAACAGCACAATCAACTAGCTAGCACTGTCTACGAAACAGACCGTGAAGGGCAACAGAAGACCACCTACGACTAGCAAACTAAGCTAGCTAGCATGGCTACCTGGATAGTAGAGCCACGCAGACAGGAGGGGTTAGTACAAATATATTTGGTATAGCTAGCAATATTGTTAGCGAACTATGATGCAACTGTATTTGTAACACTGGGTTACTAACCTTCCGGTAACAAATCCTACTGATCCAAACCATTTTGACTGAATATTTAGAAGTTACAGTTGACCGTTTGTGGCATTTTTGCCTGAAGACGTCAGATTAGCCGTTCACATGTGTTGTTATAGGTTGTTTGGTGGTGGAACAGGAAACAGCAAACGAGGCGGTGATTCGATGATGTCAGCGTCAGTCAAGGTAGCTAGTCccgcctccctctcctccccagctAAACTATGCACACAAAATATTAGTTTATGTTGTGGGATTTTACCTGTAATCTTAGTCTACAAAGAAATCAGTGTTTTGAACAATAATTTGGTTACATCTCTTTGATAACCTTTCAAAAACACCACTAGTATAGGCTAAGTAATTTTAGGTTAAGCCCCATTTGTTTCTAATGTTACAGCATACTCTACCCAAATTAATTAATTCAtcccattcagtcagtcagtctgttggTCAATCAGTCAGACATAGGCTATCCTTGGTCAACTGTCAGCTCGTGCGCTCCGTGCATGTAGGCTATGACAGGGTATGAGGTGCGCGCGGTGTTTGGCTATAAAGAGCTCCGCCATCGAGTGGCGGTGTGAGTCAGTCAATACGTCCACACAGTGAACCACACTGGATACGCACTCGCGTTGGGTGGTGGTTTTAAAAACTGCAACAGCTGATAGGAACATAACAAATAAGTCGCCTATATTTTGTTCATAGCCTATAGAGGCTATGGAAGTTTTTCTTTGAGAGGGAGATCATTACGTACACCTCTGATTTCACTACTCACATTTTTTGTTTCTAAATGAGTGTAGGATGGCCATCTGATCTGTCACagtaggcaggtagcctatatttTACTTTAGCCTTCTTTCTCTTAGGCTATTTGTCTCTGCATTCCCAGCTCTTGGCCACTCAGGGCTCTCTCTCCTATCGCTCCCCACCGCCTCTTCCAACACCATGCCCAACCTTTTGATCGGGGCTCGGTGGCTTCAGTACTCCTGGTAACCTGGACGAGATCGACTCTGGCTGCTGGGACTCGTCTTCCCTCGCGGGGATCCAGACACGGCGGCTGCGCCTGGCGGACAGCCGGGGCGCACTGTGGGATTTCATGACATACTTGCGCGCGTCGCAAAGGCAGAAGCACAACGAGCTGTTCCTAGAGCTCGCGCAGCACTTCTGGGCCATGTACGTGGACTGCATGTTGTCCCGCGCGCACGGACTGGGGAAGCGCGGCTTCACGACAACGCTGTCCGAGCTGCGTGTCATGGAAGTATCCCCAAATTACGCACAAAGTTAAACATAGAGCGAGTGTTGTCTTTGGGCACAATACTATGCGTAGGGCTACTGCAAGTGTGACAAGTGTTTCAGATGAACCATTCTAATCTACCACCCTCCCGATCTAGTGTTTTATTA is a window of Salmo trutta chromosome 37, fSalTru1.1, whole genome shotgun sequence DNA encoding:
- the LOC115177045 gene encoding GTP-binding protein 10, giving the protein MVWISRICYRKYGNFVDNLRLYVRGGSGGMGLPRLGGQGGKGGDVWVVAQKEMTLKRVKDKYPQKRFIAGVGTNSSVRALKGQKGEDQEVLAPPGITVTNDDGKVLSELNTEGDRVLVARGGQGGSYHSEFLPSKGQTRQIRLDLKLIADLGLVGFPNAGKSSLLTALSHAKPQIASYAFTTLRPEIGKVMYEDHKQISVADLPGLIEGAHMNRGMGHQFLKHVERTRQLLFVVDVCGFQLASKTPFRSAFEAVQLLIKELELYKEDLPCKPAVLVVNKMDLPDAEDKLTELQEQLLNPHEFSHLLPDDMVPKNNMVFRHVVPISAATGFGIAHLKTCIRQSLDKDASMATESLHCDRLQALRGAVPAKNTLTWGPTASV